From Pempheris klunzingeri isolate RE-2024b chromosome 16, fPemKlu1.hap1, whole genome shotgun sequence, a single genomic window includes:
- the hax1 gene encoding HCLS1-associated protein X-1 — protein MSVFDLFRGFFGVPGGHYRGRRDPFFDAMTHDDDDDDDEEDGFYSDGFRGDQQDPFDSAWRFGFSFGPDGMRIREPQVFGHVLREMEEIFSQLGSWDGQPGSGHSGVPSIMQPQDREDRGERGSSGNPLRDFMLKSHDSDLQGPQPGSPAEPRHDGHPSYESPDFPRSPFHGWTPFSKFNDIWKRGPQRGPEEERKEDRDLDSSVSSGGLDQILLPPAGQAPNQPRSRSFFQSVTVTKVVKPDGTVEERRTVRDGKGNEETTVTRSGGPGSREGLDHQSGPALPGGQHPFSDMRDDDSLFSKLFGGFK, from the exons ATGAGCGTTTTTGATTTATTTCGCGGGTTTTTCGGAGTACCTGGAGGCCATTATCGTGGCCGAAG GGACCCCTTCTTCGACGCCATGACTCacgatgatgacgacgatgacgaTGAGGAAGATGGTTTCTACTCTGATGGCTTCCGGGGGGACCAGCAGGACCCCTTTGACAGTGCCTGGAGGTTTGGCTTCAGCTTTGGCCCTGACGGGATGAGGATCCGGGAGCCTCAAGTGTTTGGCCACGTcctcagagagatggaggagatatTCTCCCAGCTGGGCAGCTGGGACGGACAGCCAGGGTCTGGACACTCTG GTGTTCCCAGTATCATGCAGCCTCAGGACAGAGAAGACAGGGGGGAACGGGGATCCAGTGGGAACCCCCTGAGAGACTTTATGCTCAAATCCCATGACAGTGACCTACAAGGACCCCAGCCAGGGTCACCTGCAGAGCCCAGACATGATGGCCACCCTTCATATGAGTCACCAGATTTTCCCAGATCTCCATTCCATGGCTGGACTCCTTTTTCAAAG tttaatgATATTTGGAAAAGGGGGCCACAGAGAGGTCCAGAGGAGGAACGCAAAGAAGACAGAG ATCTGGACTCTTCAGTGTCCTCTGGGGGCCTGGATCAGAtcctgctgccacctgctggccaAGCACCAAACCAACCCAGGAGCCGTTCATTCTTCCAGTCAGTAACCGTCACCAAGGTGGTGAAACCTGATGGG ACTGTAGAGGAGAGGCGAACAGTTAGAGACGGCAAAGGCAATGAGGAGACCACAGTGACCCGCTCAGGAGGTCCTGGCAGCCGGGAGGGACTCGACCATCAAAGTGGACCCGCCCTACCAG GTGGTCAACATCCATTTTCCGACATGCGGGATGACGACTCATTATTCTCTAAGTTGTTCGGAGGGTTTAAATAA